One region of Mycolicibacterium lutetiense genomic DNA includes:
- a CDS encoding acetyl-CoA acetyltransferase: MAIPPRTPVVVGVGELTHRGEGVVDPIDLAAEAARRALQDASATIGHRIDTVATPGILLTSRDNPASRIAEAAGLAPNHRISCPVGGNTPQYLVEELGRRIWRGVSDAVLVVGAESGASARKVTSGGALMEPKSVAAQDESLGDTRPGLSPAEMRAGLHWPHEVYPIFESAIAARAGRTFDEQRRWLGNLMAPFTLEASRHSEQAWFPRARSADELSAVSPDNRMVGEPYPKLLNSIIAVDMAAAFVILAAETAEELGVPRHRWVFPWTSATCNDVYFPVQRPELGRSAGIRAAGEAVLAASGLHVDDVTWFDFYSCFPSAVEAAIDAFDLDPADARGFTVTGGLPYHGGPGNNYVSHSIVEMVRRCRSEPGGVGLVSGLGWYITKHSLGLWSATPPPTGWQTPDMVQAQSAIDATALEVAPPADASGQATIDGYTVVHDRDQGPSWVPVFARLSDGRRVVARNDDAQVAMAMSEEMFVGQQVSVRHADGHVEFELL, translated from the coding sequence TTGGCCATCCCACCGCGCACCCCGGTTGTCGTCGGCGTCGGTGAACTCACACATCGCGGCGAAGGCGTCGTAGACCCCATCGATCTGGCTGCCGAGGCCGCGCGCCGAGCACTCCAGGATGCGTCGGCCACGATCGGACATCGGATCGATACAGTGGCGACGCCGGGGATTTTGCTGACTTCGCGCGACAATCCCGCGTCGAGGATCGCCGAAGCGGCTGGGCTCGCACCGAACCATCGCATCAGTTGTCCGGTCGGCGGAAATACGCCCCAGTACCTTGTCGAGGAACTGGGCCGGCGTATTTGGCGCGGCGTCAGCGACGCCGTGCTGGTAGTCGGAGCGGAGAGCGGTGCGTCAGCGCGCAAGGTCACATCGGGTGGCGCGCTCATGGAGCCGAAATCCGTTGCCGCACAAGACGAATCACTGGGCGACACACGCCCGGGACTGAGCCCAGCCGAGATGCGCGCCGGGCTACATTGGCCGCATGAGGTGTACCCGATTTTCGAGTCGGCGATTGCGGCTCGAGCCGGCCGTACATTCGACGAGCAGCGCCGCTGGCTGGGGAACCTGATGGCTCCGTTCACGCTCGAAGCGTCAAGACATTCCGAACAGGCCTGGTTTCCCCGTGCCCGTAGTGCCGATGAGCTCAGCGCGGTCTCCCCGGACAACCGGATGGTGGGTGAGCCGTACCCGAAGCTGCTCAACAGCATCATCGCCGTCGACATGGCGGCCGCCTTCGTCATCTTGGCTGCCGAAACCGCCGAGGAACTCGGAGTGCCTCGGCATCGTTGGGTCTTCCCGTGGACGTCGGCCACCTGCAATGACGTCTACTTTCCGGTGCAGCGGCCGGAGCTGGGTCGTTCCGCGGGGATAAGGGCCGCCGGCGAGGCAGTGCTGGCTGCCAGCGGACTTCACGTCGACGACGTCACATGGTTCGATTTCTACTCGTGCTTTCCTTCCGCGGTCGAGGCGGCGATCGACGCCTTCGATCTCGACCCGGCGGATGCCCGCGGGTTCACGGTGACCGGCGGATTGCCCTACCACGGCGGACCGGGTAACAACTACGTCAGCCATTCGATCGTGGAGATGGTGCGACGCTGCCGAAGCGAACCTGGCGGCGTCGGACTCGTGTCCGGGCTCGGCTGGTACATCACCAAGCACTCGCTGGGTTTGTGGTCGGCGACGCCACCGCCAACCGGATGGCAGACACCGGACATGGTCCAGGCACAGTCCGCGATTGATGCCACCGCACTTGAGGTCGCGCCGCCCGCCGACGCATCGGGTCAGGCGACGATAGACGGCTACACGGTGGTGCACGACCGCGACCAGGGGCCGTCCTGGGTGCCGGTTTTCGCGCGCTTGAGCGACGGCCGCCGGGTCGTGGCACGCAACGACGACGCCCAGGTGGCGATGGCAATGTCAGAAGAGATGTTCGTTGGTCAGCAGGTCAGCGTGCGCCACGCGGACGGGCACGTCGAGTTCGAACTGTTGTGA
- a CDS encoding TetR/AcrR family transcriptional regulator, whose product MARDRLLDAAETCMQGKGRSGTTMEDIARQAGVSRATVYRYFASRESVVSGVIVRAAERYLHRTSGRILAHIDLGSAILDFVSVTVRAARREPIIGMLFASDDELAGVGLAEGTSVALFELVAEFLRPVFAAHWHQLEAGVSVDDAAEWILRIILSLLSVRGPRHRSPEGIDAFLRRFLLPALLADTHSCIAATTAE is encoded by the coding sequence ATGGCGCGCGATCGCCTACTCGACGCCGCCGAAACGTGCATGCAAGGCAAGGGGCGGTCGGGCACCACGATGGAGGATATCGCCAGGCAAGCGGGCGTATCGCGCGCCACGGTCTATCGCTACTTCGCGAGTCGCGAATCCGTCGTATCCGGTGTCATCGTCCGCGCAGCGGAACGCTACCTGCACCGCACCAGCGGACGGATCTTGGCGCACATCGACTTGGGCTCTGCCATATTGGACTTCGTTTCAGTCACGGTGCGCGCGGCACGCCGCGAACCGATAATCGGCATGCTGTTCGCCAGCGACGACGAACTCGCCGGCGTGGGACTGGCCGAGGGAACGTCGGTGGCGCTGTTCGAACTCGTCGCCGAGTTTCTGCGACCCGTGTTCGCCGCGCACTGGCATCAACTCGAAGCCGGCGTTTCGGTCGATGACGCCGCCGAATGGATTCTGCGCATCATCCTCAGCTTGCTCTCGGTTCGCGGCCCCCGGCACCGCAGCCCCGAAGGAATCGACGCTTTCTTGCGCCGATTCCTGCTTCCCGCGCTACTGGCCGACACTCACAGTTGCATTGCTGCGACAACTGCGGAGTAG
- a CDS encoding PaaI family thioesterase encodes MDFPQFNKQIAEELQHAGGTSGGLAKYLDFRHIEFSAGRLVVEMDARADLLTPFGTLHGGCLSAMVDHCLGVVFYPVIPPGSWVATTEFKLNLLRPVSSGVCVAVADIIALGKRSGVARIDITNTGRPVCAAQGTVTVVAQSAS; translated from the coding sequence ATGGACTTCCCCCAGTTCAACAAGCAAATAGCCGAGGAGCTCCAGCACGCGGGGGGAACCTCGGGAGGGCTCGCCAAGTACTTGGACTTCCGCCACATCGAGTTCTCCGCCGGGAGACTGGTAGTGGAAATGGACGCCCGAGCCGATTTGTTGACTCCTTTCGGCACTCTGCATGGCGGATGCCTGTCAGCGATGGTCGACCACTGCTTGGGCGTGGTGTTCTATCCGGTGATCCCACCTGGGTCATGGGTGGCCACAACCGAATTCAAACTGAACCTCCTACGTCCGGTGTCCAGTGGAGTCTGCGTTGCGGTCGCCGACATCATCGCGCTGGGGAAGCGTAGCGGCGTCGCCAGGATCGACATCACCAATACGGGACGCCCGGTATGCGCCGCACAGGGAACAGTGACCGTCGTCGCCCAGAGCGCCTCGTGA
- a CDS encoding alpha/beta fold hydrolase: MTSTFERVRNEDGTALAADVYRHESARAVVILLHGGGQNRHAWATTARRLHARGYTVVAYDARGHGDSEWDPDGRYDLDRLASDLLSIRRYASDGRPPAVVGASLGGMTVLGTHLVAPADLWGAVVLVDITPRMEFHGARRVVSFMGAHPDGFDTLDAAADVIAQYNRHRARPKNLDGLRKVLQQRDDGRWIWRWDPAFIASNFEFLQGDPATGAKEFGAISDLLIEGARRVRAPTLLIRGVHSDVTSQQSVEEFLEVVPHAEAVDVSGTGHMVAGDDNDAFTSAVADFLDRTLNDSSD, encoded by the coding sequence ATGACCTCAACGTTCGAGCGCGTCCGCAACGAAGACGGAACCGCCCTTGCAGCCGATGTCTACCGACACGAATCCGCCCGCGCGGTCGTCATACTGCTGCACGGCGGTGGACAGAACCGCCATGCCTGGGCGACTACCGCGCGCCGCTTACACGCGCGCGGGTATACCGTCGTCGCTTACGACGCCCGCGGTCACGGCGACAGCGAGTGGGACCCCGATGGTCGATACGATCTCGACCGACTTGCATCCGACCTGCTGTCGATTCGCCGATATGCCAGCGATGGCCGCCCGCCAGCTGTCGTTGGCGCATCCTTGGGCGGCATGACGGTGTTGGGAACGCATTTGGTGGCGCCTGCCGATCTGTGGGGAGCCGTCGTACTGGTCGACATAACTCCGCGAATGGAGTTTCACGGAGCACGCCGCGTCGTGTCTTTCATGGGCGCCCATCCCGACGGATTCGATACGCTCGACGCGGCCGCGGACGTCATTGCCCAGTACAACCGGCATCGCGCTCGGCCCAAGAACTTGGACGGTCTCCGAAAGGTCTTGCAGCAGCGCGACGACGGTCGGTGGATCTGGCGATGGGATCCGGCGTTCATAGCTTCCAACTTCGAGTTCCTGCAGGGCGACCCAGCAACTGGTGCCAAAGAATTCGGCGCCATAAGCGACCTTCTCATCGAAGGGGCCCGCCGCGTGCGAGCACCAACGCTTCTCATTCGCGGCGTTCACTCCGACGTGACGTCGCAGCAGTCGGTCGAGGAGTTCCTCGAAGTCGTACCGCACGCCGAGGCTGTCGACGTTTCGGGCACGGGCCACATGGTTGCGGGCGACGACAACGACGCCTTCACTTCGGCAGTCGCAGATTTTCTCGACCGCACGCTGAACGACTCGTCGGACTGA
- a CDS encoding PucR family transcriptional regulator, with translation MLDSSEVQDTPGHAVHHLFRDLGDLVRELPESIHGLLIEQVAELAADQQLKELLSDTVAANVDTWFSVVRHSIPFDRMESPTAALEHARRMAQREVPVNALLRAYRLGHQYGLNLIIAGLRSADLPPEEKLALIEHITRVSFRYIDWMSEQVLETYQTERAEWDERRRSLRAQAIRDILNGRDVDLTEASSAMRYFLGATHVALMVWLDRDAGADTDEFIAMERFMQHAVSATGAKQSVYFSIDRLVGCAWMTVHRPSDYLSQLRDFVRAQPDGPRLSVGEPLPGIEGFRRTYRQAEQARVVAVAADGSSRHRIVAARDPGVALASMLMTDDATLKEWIYDVLGPLAQNTASDQRLRDTLRVFLRAGSSFKAAANELQIHANTVKYRVNRALERRGRPIAAERLDVEVALLMCYWLGEVALNPTQALGRS, from the coding sequence GTGCTTGATTCATCCGAAGTTCAAGACACCCCCGGTCACGCGGTTCATCACCTATTCCGAGACCTCGGCGACCTCGTCAGAGAATTGCCCGAGTCCATACATGGCCTTCTGATTGAGCAAGTTGCCGAACTCGCTGCCGATCAACAGCTCAAAGAGCTACTGAGTGACACCGTCGCCGCGAACGTAGACACTTGGTTCTCCGTCGTCCGTCACTCGATCCCGTTCGACCGCATGGAGTCACCGACGGCCGCCCTTGAACACGCCCGGAGGATGGCGCAACGCGAGGTACCCGTCAACGCGCTGCTGCGGGCATACAGGCTCGGGCACCAGTATGGATTGAACCTCATCATCGCTGGCCTTCGGAGCGCGGACCTACCGCCCGAGGAGAAATTGGCGCTCATTGAACACATCACCCGTGTGTCTTTCCGCTACATCGACTGGATGTCTGAGCAGGTCTTGGAGACATATCAGACTGAACGCGCGGAGTGGGACGAGCGCCGACGAAGTTTGCGTGCACAAGCCATTCGAGACATCCTCAACGGACGCGACGTAGACCTGACCGAAGCGTCGTCGGCTATGAGGTACTTCTTGGGCGCAACGCATGTGGCTCTCATGGTATGGCTCGACCGAGATGCGGGCGCCGACACCGACGAGTTCATCGCCATGGAGCGCTTCATGCAACACGCGGTCTCCGCCACTGGAGCGAAGCAATCGGTCTACTTCTCCATCGACCGCCTCGTCGGATGCGCATGGATGACGGTTCACCGCCCGTCGGACTATTTATCGCAGCTGCGCGACTTCGTCCGGGCTCAACCTGACGGCCCAAGACTTTCCGTCGGTGAACCACTTCCGGGGATTGAAGGCTTCCGCCGCACCTACCGACAGGCTGAGCAGGCCCGTGTGGTCGCGGTGGCAGCCGACGGCTCCTCACGGCACCGGATCGTCGCTGCACGAGATCCCGGTGTGGCCCTGGCCTCGATGCTGATGACCGATGACGCGACTCTGAAGGAATGGATTTACGATGTGCTGGGCCCGTTGGCTCAGAACACTGCATCGGACCAGCGTCTACGAGACACGTTGAGGGTGTTCTTGCGTGCCGGTTCCAGCTTCAAAGCCGCCGCCAACGAATTGCAGATACACGCCAATACCGTCAAGTATCGCGTAAATCGAGCACTCGAGCGCCGCGGTCGCCCGATCGCCGCGGAACGATTAGACGTCGAGGTCGCCCTACTGATGTGCTATTGGCTCGGCGAAGTAGCACTGAACCCAACACAAGCCTTGGGGCGGTCCTAG
- the istA gene encoding IS21 family transposase: protein MEDWAEIRRLYRSEKLSQAAIARRLSLSRNTVAKALQADGPPRYERAPVKTSGWAQIEPAVRALLTDFPTMPATVIAERVGWAGGHSWFAENVTRIRPEYAPPDPCDRLVHLAGEQVQCDLWFPGQLVPDHAGVLRSFPVLVMVAAYSRFIAAMMIPSRVTGDLLAGMWQLIARDIGGVPRSLLWDNESGIGQRRRLAQGVAGFCGVLGTRLIQARPYDPETKGVVERANGYLDTSFLPGRTFASPEDFNAQLQGWLSSYANRRIHAGTRMIPADALVADRKAMAALPPVAPVTGTTVTTRLGRDYYLSLGGNAYSVHPEVIGRMITMKASLDRIIALCGDRVVADHERLWGTAGLVSDPEHVAAAAVLREQFRTRPTAGAHLDISVEVADLSAYDTIFGTGEVA, encoded by the coding sequence GTGGAGGATTGGGCGGAGATTCGCCGGCTGTATCGGTCGGAGAAGCTGTCGCAGGCTGCGATCGCACGGCGGCTGTCCTTGTCGCGAAACACCGTGGCCAAGGCGCTGCAGGCGGATGGGCCGCCGCGCTATGAGCGGGCGCCGGTGAAGACCTCGGGGTGGGCGCAGATCGAACCGGCGGTGCGTGCTCTGCTCACCGATTTTCCGACGATGCCTGCGACGGTGATCGCTGAGCGGGTCGGTTGGGCCGGTGGGCATTCTTGGTTCGCCGAGAACGTGACCAGGATCCGGCCCGAGTATGCGCCGCCCGATCCGTGCGATCGGTTGGTGCATCTGGCCGGTGAGCAGGTGCAGTGCGATCTGTGGTTCCCCGGCCAGCTGGTTCCCGATCACGCCGGTGTGTTGCGGTCGTTTCCGGTGCTGGTGATGGTGGCCGCCTACTCGAGGTTCATCGCCGCGATGATGATTCCGTCGAGGGTCACCGGGGATCTGCTGGCCGGGATGTGGCAGCTGATCGCCCGCGATATCGGTGGTGTGCCTCGGAGCCTATTGTGGGACAACGAGTCCGGGATCGGTCAACGCCGGCGCCTTGCTCAAGGGGTTGCCGGGTTCTGTGGGGTGTTGGGCACCCGGCTGATTCAGGCCCGACCCTATGACCCCGAAACAAAAGGGGTGGTGGAACGTGCCAATGGCTACCTGGATACGTCGTTTCTGCCCGGGCGCACCTTCGCCTCGCCAGAGGATTTCAACGCTCAGCTGCAGGGCTGGCTGAGCTCGTATGCCAACCGGCGCATCCACGCGGGCACCCGGATGATTCCCGCGGATGCACTGGTCGCGGACCGGAAAGCGATGGCCGCCCTTCCGCCGGTGGCCCCGGTGACCGGCACGACGGTGACCACACGACTGGGCCGCGACTACTACCTCAGCCTCGGCGGCAACGCCTACTCGGTGCATCCGGAGGTGATCGGCCGGATGATCACCATGAAGGCAAGTTTGGATCGAATCATCGCACTGTGTGGTGATCGTGTGGTTGCAGATCATGAACGGCTCTGGGGCACAGCAGGATTAGTTTCCGATCCCGAACATGTGGCTGCGGCGGCGGTGCTGCGCGAACAGTTCCGCACCCGCCCGACTGCCGGCGCCCACCTCGATATCAGCGTCGAAGTCGCTGACCTGAGTGCCTACGACACGATCTTCGGGACCGGGGAGGTCGCCTGA
- the istB gene encoding IS21-like element ISMyma9 family helper ATPase IstB has protein sequence MATTKRTPAPGEADKLIAHQARLLKAPRIATHYHRLAEQGREANWSLEDYLGAVLAVESNARAESGARQRIRYAGFPAIKTITDFDFTAQPAVDRAQIARLEGGGWLAEARNIVLLGPPGTGKTHLATALAIAAAHAGHRVAFAPATGWITRLAEAHRIDRLDAELRKISRYGLIVIDEVGYIPFDTEAANLFFQLVSTRYEKSSIILTSNLPFSRWGQVFGEATIASAMIDRIVHHADVIALKGASYRIKHTAIESLPSVEVDRQADSTP, from the coding sequence ATGGCCACCACCAAGCGCACCCCAGCCCCGGGTGAGGCCGACAAACTGATTGCTCATCAAGCCCGACTGCTCAAGGCCCCGCGGATCGCCACGCACTATCACCGACTCGCCGAGCAAGGCCGTGAGGCGAACTGGTCATTGGAGGACTATCTCGGGGCAGTTTTGGCGGTGGAGTCCAACGCCCGTGCTGAATCCGGTGCCCGACAAAGGATCCGGTATGCGGGGTTCCCGGCGATCAAAACGATCACCGATTTCGACTTCACCGCCCAACCCGCTGTGGACCGCGCTCAGATCGCCCGCCTGGAGGGCGGGGGCTGGCTGGCTGAGGCCCGCAATATCGTTCTGCTAGGCCCGCCGGGCACCGGCAAAACGCATCTGGCGACCGCGCTGGCGATCGCGGCCGCCCACGCTGGGCACCGGGTCGCGTTCGCCCCGGCCACCGGCTGGATCACCCGCCTGGCCGAAGCGCACCGCATCGACCGCCTCGACGCCGAACTGCGCAAGATCTCCCGATACGGATTGATCGTCATCGACGAGGTCGGCTACATCCCCTTCGACACCGAGGCCGCCAACCTGTTCTTCCAACTGGTCTCGACCCGATACGAGAAATCATCGATCATCCTGACCTCTAACCTGCCGTTTTCGCGGTGGGGGCAAGTTTTCGGTGAGGCCACCATCGCCTCGGCGATGATCGACCGGATCGTCCATCACGCCGATGTCATCGCCCTCAAAGGTGCGAGCTACCGCATCAAACACACCGCGATCGAGTCACTGCCCTCCGTGGAAGTCGATCGTCAGGCAGACTCAACCCCGTAA
- a CDS encoding acyl-CoA synthetase gives MDRGIGQWVTKRAFLNGQRTAFVCGDTSFTYSDFDRRTNQVASNLLRLGVRKGDRVAILLVNSVEFMEVLLGCAKIGAITIPINVRLAGPEIGYILADSGADVFVFHEPLAAAAVSALAEPGVRVRHTVRAGGAPADGEIAYPDLLSGGAPEPLDSDVEGRDAAFIMYTSGTTGRPKGAILTHDNLLWNAINVLGAEQGLTGSDVTVAVAPMFHIGGLGVHTLPLLYVGGTSVILPSFNPVSTLKAMAESRATVQFMVPAMWSALTQVPDFDSYDLSALRLAMGGGAPMPLTVIDFMQQRGVPFTEGFGMTETAPMVSVLDAANITTRAGSIGRVAMHVDARIVDADDRDVPADTVGELLVRGPNVFVGYWMKPATTAEAFRGGWFHTGDLGRIDADGYITLVDRKKDMIISGGENVYPIEVEQVLFRHPGVLDAAVVGGPDDKWGERVVAVVVADPAAEQEPSADELIAWCRERLAHFKCPREVHLLPELPRNATGKLLKTELRKRFTGVEGGVVQR, from the coding sequence ATGGATCGCGGTATCGGTCAGTGGGTCACCAAACGGGCCTTCCTCAACGGGCAGCGCACGGCGTTCGTCTGCGGTGACACCAGCTTCACGTACTCCGACTTCGATCGGCGCACCAACCAGGTCGCTTCGAACCTGTTGCGTCTCGGCGTCCGCAAGGGGGACCGGGTGGCCATACTGCTGGTGAACTCGGTCGAGTTCATGGAGGTCCTCCTCGGCTGCGCGAAGATCGGCGCCATCACCATCCCGATCAACGTCCGACTCGCAGGCCCGGAGATCGGCTACATCCTCGCCGACTCCGGCGCCGACGTGTTCGTGTTCCACGAGCCGCTCGCGGCGGCGGCGGTCAGCGCGCTGGCCGAGCCGGGGGTCCGGGTCCGCCACACGGTCCGGGCCGGGGGCGCCCCGGCCGACGGCGAGATCGCCTACCCAGACCTGCTCTCCGGCGGCGCCCCCGAGCCTCTCGACAGCGACGTCGAGGGCCGCGACGCCGCGTTCATCATGTACACCTCGGGCACCACCGGCCGCCCGAAGGGCGCCATCCTCACCCACGACAACCTACTGTGGAACGCCATCAACGTGCTGGGCGCCGAACAAGGCCTGACCGGCAGCGACGTGACTGTTGCAGTCGCCCCCATGTTCCACATCGGCGGGCTCGGGGTACATACGCTGCCATTGCTCTACGTCGGCGGGACCAGCGTGATCCTCCCGTCGTTCAACCCGGTGAGCACGCTCAAGGCGATGGCCGAAAGCCGCGCCACCGTCCAGTTCATGGTGCCGGCGATGTGGTCGGCGCTGACCCAGGTGCCCGACTTCGACTCCTACGATCTCTCCGCGTTGCGTCTGGCCATGGGCGGCGGCGCACCGATGCCGCTGACTGTCATCGACTTCATGCAGCAACGTGGCGTCCCCTTCACCGAGGGATTTGGGATGACCGAGACTGCACCCATGGTCTCGGTCTTGGACGCCGCCAACATCACGACGCGGGCCGGATCAATCGGCCGGGTCGCCATGCACGTCGATGCCCGCATCGTGGACGCCGACGACCGGGACGTCCCGGCCGACACCGTCGGCGAACTCCTGGTGCGCGGACCCAACGTGTTCGTCGGGTACTGGATGAAGCCGGCGACCACCGCCGAGGCCTTCCGGGGCGGCTGGTTCCACACCGGCGACCTCGGCCGGATCGACGCCGACGGCTACATCACGCTCGTCGACCGCAAGAAGGACATGATCATCTCGGGCGGGGAAAATGTCTACCCCATCGAGGTCGAGCAGGTGCTGTTCCGTCACCCCGGTGTGCTCGACGCCGCGGTGGTCGGCGGTCCGGACGACAAGTGGGGTGAGCGCGTCGTCGCGGTGGTGGTGGCCGACCCAGCCGCCGAGCAGGAACCCAGCGCCGACGAACTGATCGCCTGGTGCCGCGAACGGCTGGCGCATTTCAAGTGCCCCCGCGAAGTGCACCTCCTTCCCGAGCTGCCCCGCAACGCCACCGGCAAGCTCCTCAAGACCGAGCTGCGCAAGCGATTCACCGGCGTCGAGGGCGGCGTCGTCCAGCGCTGA
- a CDS encoding acyl-CoA dehydrogenase family protein, giving the protein MELHETEERRALRKAVSEIAKDFGHDYYVAKSLGGEKSSELWQAVGKQGFLGVNIAEQYGGGGGGIYDMQIVGEELAAAGCPLLMTVVSPTICGTIIEAFGSDELKARWLPGIASGEIIMAFAITEPDAGSNSHNISTHAKRVGGDWVLNGTKYYISGVDEAEAILVVTRTATDDRGRGRLSLLVVPTDAPGLTKTLIPVQAVTPEKQFTLFFDDVRVPAENLIGAENDGLRQVFMGLNPERIMGAALGNGIGRYALDKASAYARERKVWDVPIGAHQGLSHPLAHAKIQLELARLMTQRAASLHDAGDPGSAEASNMAKYAAAEAGILALDQAIQTHGGNGLATEYGLATLWGPVRLMRTAPISREMILNYVAQHSLNLPRSY; this is encoded by the coding sequence ATGGAACTGCACGAGACCGAGGAACGGCGAGCGCTGCGCAAGGCCGTGTCCGAGATCGCCAAGGACTTCGGGCACGACTACTACGTGGCCAAGTCGCTCGGCGGGGAGAAGAGTTCGGAACTCTGGCAGGCCGTGGGCAAGCAGGGGTTCCTCGGGGTCAACATCGCCGAGCAGTACGGCGGCGGTGGCGGCGGCATCTACGACATGCAGATCGTCGGTGAGGAACTGGCCGCGGCCGGCTGCCCGCTGCTGATGACGGTGGTCTCCCCCACCATCTGCGGCACGATCATCGAGGCTTTCGGCAGCGACGAGCTAAAGGCGCGCTGGCTGCCGGGCATCGCCAGCGGCGAGATCATCATGGCGTTCGCGATCACCGAGCCGGATGCGGGCTCGAACTCTCACAACATCTCCACCCACGCCAAGCGCGTCGGTGGGGATTGGGTGCTCAACGGCACCAAGTACTACATTTCCGGCGTCGACGAGGCGGAGGCCATCCTGGTCGTCACCCGCACCGCGACCGACGACCGCGGCCGCGGACGGCTGAGCCTGCTGGTGGTCCCGACCGACGCGCCCGGGTTGACCAAGACCCTCATCCCGGTGCAGGCGGTGACACCGGAGAAGCAGTTCACGCTGTTCTTCGACGACGTGCGGGTGCCGGCCGAGAACCTGATCGGCGCGGAAAACGACGGTCTGCGTCAGGTGTTCATGGGCCTCAACCCCGAACGCATCATGGGCGCCGCCCTGGGCAACGGCATCGGCCGCTACGCGCTGGACAAGGCGTCGGCCTACGCGCGCGAGCGCAAGGTCTGGGACGTGCCGATCGGAGCCCACCAGGGCCTGTCCCACCCGCTTGCGCACGCCAAGATCCAGCTGGAGCTGGCCCGGCTGATGACCCAGCGGGCGGCCTCACTGCACGACGCCGGCGACCCCGGTTCCGCGGAGGCGTCGAACATGGCCAAATACGCTGCGGCGGAGGCCGGCATCCTGGCCCTCGACCAGGCGATCCAGACCCACGGCGGCAACGGGTTGGCCACCGAGTACGGGCTGGCCACTCTCTGGGGCCCGGTGCGGCTGATGCGCACCGCGCCGATCAGCCGAGAGATGATCCTCAACTATGTGGCTCAGCACAGCCTGAACCTGCCCCGCTCATACTGA